CGCGGGTAGACATGGGCGGGGAGTATATTCAGCGCCTCCATATCCTCGTCGTAGCGGATAGTATACTTCTGTGTCAACTCGGGTACAGACACACCGAGGCGGTTTGCGGTGTCGATGATGTTGTCCTCGATGTCGGTGATATTCTGCACATGCCTGACCCTGTAACCACGAAATTCAAGGTACCGCCGGACAACATCGAAGAAAATGTAGCTCATGGCATGGCCGATATGAGCGTCACTGTAAGGATTGACGCCGCAGACGTACATCGTCACTTCGTCGCCCTGCGGTACGAACTCCTCTTTCTGTCCGGAAAGCGTGCTATACACTCTCATGTTGTTTCCTTATCCCGTTTCTGCTTCTTCCAGCAAAGCAACCGCCCAGACAGCGATTCCTTCTTCACGACCGGTAAACCCCAGTCGCTCCGAGGTGGTGGCCTTGATGCTCACCCGACCTGCCTCTATTCCCAGCACCCTGCCGAGTTGCTCCCTCATCCGGTCGACAAACCCGCCAAGCTTGGGGCGTTCCGCCACAATGGTTGTGTCAATATTACCAACCCTCCAGCCTTGCTCAGCCAGCTCGTCCCGCACCCTCTCCAGCAGCACCAGGCTCGATATATCATGGTATTCCGGGTCACCGGGCGGGAAGTGGTTTCCGATATCACCCAGCGCAGCCGCCCCCAGGAGCGCATCAATCACCGCGTGGGTCAGTACGTCGGCGTCACTCCAGCCGCTCAGTCCCCTCTCAAAAGGGACCTCTACACCGCCCAGTACCAGCCGGCGCCCCGGTACGAGCGCATGAACGTCGTAGCCGATGCCAACACGCACCCCTGTCACCCCCTCTTCTGCAGCAGGAACTCGGCAAGAACAAGGTCGTCCGGATTGGTTATCTTGATATTATCATACGAGCCCCGGTAGAGCACCACGCGATGGCCCAGTTGCTCAATCACCGTAGCATCGTCGGTTACCTCGCCTTTGACCTTGCGATAGGCCTTTTTCAAGATGTCGTACCGGAATACCTGCGGCGTTTGCACTGCCCAAATACTATCCCGCGCCGGCGTGTACCGGACAACGCGGTCCGGTCCGGCAACCTTGATTGTATCCGTCACCGGCACGGCTGCCACCGCTGCACCTGTATCTGCGGCTGCTTTCAGACCGCTCTCAATCAAGTCCCCCGTCACCAGGGGTCGGGCTCCGTCATGGACTACCACCCACTCGCATCCCTTCAACCGCTCAAGACCGGCCCGGACCGAGTCCTGGCGCCGCGTGCCCCCTATACAGACCTCTCCCACTTTCGACCAGCCGCGCTCGGCTATTAGCTTCTGTGTCTCCGTCACCTTCTCTTCGCGGACAACGACAGCTATCTGGTCAATGGCCTTGCAACCTTCGAAAACACCGAGCACCCGCGCCAGTAGCAGTTCACCACACAGCGGGGCAAACAGCTTGTCTCCACCCCCCATTCTCAGGCTACTCCCGGCAGCCACAATCACGGCCCCGACGGTTGATTCTTGGTCCTTGTTCTTATCCAAGTTTATTCACAGTCTCACCAGGTTCAAACTGAGTTTACCATATTGGGTTCGGGTTGGAAACCGTGATAGAATATGGGGCAACTCATTGGCTCTTAAGGCAAAGCTAATGATATATGAAAGGAGGTGAACATGGCTTGCTGGCTATACCAAATGAGTGCCAAAAAGTACTCTCACGAACAATATAGGAGTGAAGTTT
The Dehalococcoidales bacterium DNA segment above includes these coding regions:
- the ispD gene encoding 2-C-methyl-D-erythritol 4-phosphate cytidylyltransferase, with the protein product MIVAAGSSLRMGGGDKLFAPLCGELLLARVLGVFEGCKAIDQIAVVVREEKVTETQKLIAERGWSKVGEVCIGGTRRQDSVRAGLERLKGCEWVVVHDGARPLVTGDLIESGLKAAADTGAAVAAVPVTDTIKVAGPDRVVRYTPARDSIWAVQTPQVFRYDILKKAYRKVKGEVTDDATVIEQLGHRVVLYRGSYDNIKITNPDDLVLAEFLLQKRG
- the ispF gene encoding 2-C-methyl-D-erythritol 2,4-cyclodiphosphate synthase, with translation MRVGIGYDVHALVPGRRLVLGGVEVPFERGLSGWSDADVLTHAVIDALLGAAALGDIGNHFPPGDPEYHDISSLVLLERVRDELAEQGWRVGNIDTTIVAERPKLGGFVDRMREQLGRVLGIEAGRVSIKATTSERLGFTGREEGIAVWAVALLEEAETG